In Silene latifolia isolate original U9 population chromosome X, ASM4854445v1, whole genome shotgun sequence, the following proteins share a genomic window:
- the LOC141620311 gene encoding uncharacterized protein LOC141620311: protein MTDEQKSIYRKIMYSVENGQGGVYFVYGYGETGKTFLWKTLCAGIRSKGEIVIAVASSGIAAILLPGERTAHARLSIPINVDENSTCHGIRPGTDLAELLKRAKLIIWDEAPMVNRYCFEALDRSLRDIMRTSPEGDPEKPFGGKVVVFGGDFRQILPVIPKAGKILLALLSVLLLYGDIARSYLIIKFMVLKLTKNMRLQVGSAESDVDEIRQFSEWILEVGDGLVGGPNDGVANIELPEDILIQPGLDPIATIVESTYLSLKDHLGDPRYFTERAVLAPTHDVVEVVNDYVLDQIQKDENVYLSSDEISKEETNCGVRELYSTEFLNSIRCSGLPNHSLKLKVGAIVMLLRNIDQANGLCNGTRMEVNHLGNRVISANVISGSHVGSKVYIPWNTLTPSDTTMFSVKFERRQFPLAVCFAMTINKSQGQSLSRVGLYLPRPVFTHGQLYVALSRITSKKGLKVLLLDEDEEVTNKTSNVVYKEIFDKL from the exons ATGACAGATGAACAGAAGTCAATTTATAGAAAAATTATGTACTCCGTTGAAAATGGTCAAGGTGGTGTATACTTTGTTTATGGGTATGGGGAAACCGGTAAGACTTTCCTCTGGAAAACCTTATGCGCGGGAATAAGGTCGAAAGGTGAAATCGTTATAGCTGTCGCTTCAAGTGGCATTGCAGCTATCCTTCTTCCAGGAGAGCGGACAGCCCACGCTCGACTAAGCATACCTATTAATGTCGATGAAAACTCCACGTGTCATGGAATACGACCAGGAACAGATTTGGCAGAGTTACTAAAAAGGGCAAAGCTTATCATATGGGACGAGGCACCTATGGTTAATCGTTATTGTTTTGAAGCTCTTGATAGAAGCTTGAGAGATATCATGAGAACTTCACCGGAAGGAGACCCTGAAAAACCATTTGGAGGAAAAGTTGTGGTCTTTGGCGGTGATTTTCGACAAATCTTGCCTGTTATACCTAAAGCAGGCAAGATATTGTTAGCGCTGCTATCAGTTCTTCTCCTTTATGGAGATATTGCAAG gtcttatttaattattaaatttatGGTTTTGAAGCTCACGAAAAATATGAGACTCCAAGTCGGAAGTGCAGAGTCAGACGTTGATGAAATCAGACAATTTTCAGAGTGGATTCTCGAAGTAGGTGATGGTTTAGTTGGTGGCCCAAATGATGGTGTAGCTAACATTGAATTACCCGAAGATATACTAATACAGCCTGGATTAGATCCAATAGCTACCATTGTAGAGAGCACGTACCTATCTTTAAAAGATCACCTAGGCGACCCTCGGTACTTCACTGAAAGAGCTGTACTAGCACCTACTCATGATGTCGTCGAAGTGGTGAACGATTATGTCTTGGATCAAATTCAAAAGGATGAGAATGTATACTTAAGTTCTGATGAAATCAGCAAGGAAGAGACCAATTGTGGGGTTCGAGAACTTTACTCTACTGAGtttctcaactctatcagatgTTCTGGTTTACCCAATCACAGTTTAAAGCTAAAAGTTGGAGCTATAGTCATGCTTCTTAGAAACATCGACCAAGCAAATGGATTGTGCAATGGCACCCGAATGGAGGTAAATCATCTAGGAAATCGTGTGATAAGTGCAAATGTTATTTCTGGAAGTCATGTTGGTAGCAAAGTCTATATTCCCTGGAACACGTTGACACCTTCCGACACTACCATGTTCTCAGTTAAGTTCGAAAGGAGACAATTTCCTTTAGCGGTTTGCTTTGCCATGACTATTAACAAAAGTCAAGGGCAATCTCTATCCCGTGTTGGACTTTATCTTCCTAGACCAGTCTTCACCCATGGGCAATTGTACGTTGCCTTATCTAGGATTACAAGTAAGAAAGGTCTAAAAGTCCTTCTTCTAGATGAAGACGAAGAAGTGACTAATAAAACATCTAATGTTGTTTACAAGGAGATTTTCGACAAACTATAA